Genomic segment of Mycobacteriales bacterium:
GTGGGTCAACGCGGTGTTCGGGCGACTGATCCAGGCCGAGCCGGGTGGTCAACCCGACTACGTACCGCTGGACTGCTGGCGCGACGACCTGGGCAACGCCGGTCCGGCCGTGACGGTCCTGGGCGCCAAGGCCCATACGGATCTGCCGAGGAAGTCCGCCGAATTGCTCCGCCAGCGCGAGGCTGACGACGTCGCCGCCGTCATCCGACAGGCGCTCGGCGAACGGTGGCAGGTCTACGACAAGGCGGAAGACTGCTGGCGTGATGCGCGTCCGGACGACATCGCCGTCCTGGTGCCCGCGCGGACCTCGCTGCCGTTCCTCGAAAATGCGCTGAACGCGGCGCAGGTTCCCTATCGCGCCGAAGCCAGTTCGCTGGTCTACCAGGCCGCCGAGGTGCGCAGCCTGCTGGCCTGCGCGCGGGCGGTCGCCGACACCAGCGACGAGCTGGCCCTCGTCACCGCGCTGAGATCACCGCTGTTCGGCTGCGGCGACGACGACCTCTGGCGGTGGAAGCATGCGGGCGGAAGGTTCACCATCTTCTGGAGCCTCGACGATGCGGAGCCCCTGGCCACGGGACCCGTCGGCACGGCTCTCGCCGAGCTGAAGAAGCTGCACCGTGCCGCGCGATGGCTTGCTCCGAGCGAAGTGCTCGGGAAGATCATCGCCGACCGCCGGATGTTCGAGGTCGCCGCGACCGGACGACGGGAGCGGGACTCGTGGCGGCGCCTCCGATTCGTCCTCGACCAGGCGCGCGCCTGGTCCGAGGTGTCGCACGGCGGGCTGCGCGCCTATCTCGCGTGGGCCGCGCACCAGGGCCAGGAGGTCAGCCGGGTCCACGAATCGGTGCTCCCGGAGACCGACTCGCAGACCGTACGGGTGATGACGATCCATGCGGCCAAGGGCCTCGAATTCCCGATCGTCATCCTTTCGGGCATGACGGCCCAGAAAAGAGGCGGACGGGGTGTGTCACTCCTGTGGCCGCGGGAGGGCGGTTACGAGGTCAAGCTGACGAAGGCCGTGCAGACCGGCGACTTCGAGGTGGCCGTCCCGATCGACGAGCAGATGGACAAGCTGGAGAAGCTGCGGCTGCTCTACGTCGCGGCGACCCGCGCCCGCGATCATCTCGTCGTCTCCGTCCACCGCCAGGAGGGCTCGACTACGGAGACCGCGGCCAGGCTCATTGCCGGCGTCGACGGTGTCACCGCTGCCGGAGCAGCAACTTTCGAGGGCTATTCGTTCGACGAGTCGGTCCCTTACGAAGCACCGTTGGCGTCGGCGCCACCATCCTTCGATGACTGGCTGGCCGGCGTCACCGACGCGCGAGTCAACAGCGCGACCGAGCTGGCCCGAAACGCGTCCGGGTTGGAGGGCACCGAGCCCGACCTGGTCCTGGACAGTGCGGTCGACGACGGTCTCGCCAAGGGCGCCCGAGACCTCGAGCTGCCGCCATGGTCGAAGGGCAGATACGGCTCGGCCATCGGCCGCGCGGTGCACGCCGTACTCCAGGCCGTCGACCTCGGCTCGGGTGAAGGTCTTGCCGGTGCCGTCGCCGCCCAGGCCATCGCCGAGGGCGTGGTCGGTCAGGAGACGGTCGTCACGGAGTTGGTCGAGTCTGCGCTGGCGTCCGATGTCGTCCAGCGCGCCGCCGCACATGAGCACTGGCGCGAGACCTACGTCGGCATGCTCGGCAACGACGGGAAGGTGCTCGAAGGCTACGTCGACCTGATCTATCGCGACGACGACGGGAGCCTCGTCGTCGTCGACTACAAGACCGATGCCGTGCCGAGCGCCGCGATCGAGTCGCGGCTGATCTATTACAAGCCGCAGATGGATGCCTACTGCGACGCGCTCGCGGCCGCCACCGGATCGCCGGTCTCGGCGACGCTGCTGTTTCTCAACCCCGCGACGAGTATGGCCGTCGACGTACCGCAGGGTCAGCCGACCTAGGGGCGTCGAACGGCAATAGGGCTGTTTTCGACCCCTGGACCGACCCAGGGAGTCGATCATGGGTCCATGTCCTCGGTTGGCCGGAATCCGGACGCCCGTCTCCTGCTGCTCTCGGTGTGGGTATCGGCCGCCTTCGCCGTCGGGTCGCTGCTGCTCGGCCTGCTCATCGGGTCGCAGATGATCATCTTCGACGGCCTGTACTCGTTCGCGAGCGTGGCCCTGTCCCTGCTGGCGGTCGTGGCGTTGCGGACCGCGCGCAAGGGCGCGGACGAGCGCTACCCCTGGGGCCGGGAGGTGTGGGAGCCCCTGACGATCGTCGTCAAGGCGGCGGCCCTCGGCGGCCTGTGTGTCTACGCCCTGATCGGCGCGGTCGGCGAGATCACCCGGGGCGGACGCGAGGTCGCCGCAGTGCCCGCCGTGATCTACGCCGTCGTGGCCATCGCCATCGGTGTCGCCACCTCCCTTTACCTGCGCCGCGGTGCCCGCCAGGGCTCCGACCTGGTCCGCGCCGAGGCCGCCGAGTGGATGGGCGACACGTTGCTCAGCATCGGCGTACTCGTCGGATTCGTGATCGCCCTCGTGCTGGAGCTGACCGGGCAGAAACACATCGCCAGATACGTCGACCCCGCCATGGTCATCATCGTGTCGGCGCTCTTTCTCCGGGTGCCGGCCCGCCTGCTCGCCGGCGGCTTCCGGGAGGTCCTCACCATGGCGCCTGCACCGCCGATCAGGGAGCAGCTGTGGTCGTGCGTGACCGAGGTCGAGCGCCGCTACCGATTCGCGGAGTCGTTTCTCCGCTCGTCGAAGGTCGGCAGCCGGCTCGACGTCCAGATCGACTACGTGGTCGCGGAGGACTCATTGGCCCAGAACGTGCGTGAATTCGATGCGGTCCGGCAGGACATCAACGACCTGCTGGAGCCGCTCGGCTATCAGCAGTGGGTGAGCGTCGTCTTCACCGGCGACCGGAAGTGGGCAGTCTGATGACCTCCGTCACGCCCCGCTCGTCATCGCGACACGACATCATCCTGCACCTGAACACAGTGGACGAGCTCTTCTCGGTCGACCCGCTCAGCATCTACTCCGACACCGGCCGGCTGATCAGCGGCATGGAAGAGATCAGGCAGGAACTACTCGCCCGTAGGAGGTTCGAGGCAGGGCAGCGCGTCATCTTGATGCTTCCCCGCAGCGAGTTCCGGCCAGGTACGGAGGACATGATCAACCACGCGGTCATCCGGTACTGCCGGCTGCACATCGCCGAGGGCGGCCGAAATCTGCGCCTCATCTGGCGGCAGGGCATGCAGTCCCTGCGGACCGGGTCGGTGCTCTTCGTCGTCGGTCTGGCCTTGTCCTACTACTTCACCCGGTCCTACATTCCCGAGATCGCCCAACAGCTCCTCGGCAACGGTGTCTTCCTTGTCATCCTCTGGATCGGGTTGTGGTATCCGCTCGACCTGTTGTTCTTCGCCCGCCAGCCGGTACGACGTGAAGTAAGGATGCTCAGCATCCTGCAGCAAGTGCCGTTCGTCATCATCGTCGACGAGACACCGGAGAGGCGACGGCCGCCGGACTCGACCCGGGCCGGGCCCGACCAGCGAGGCGGTTAGTAGGGGAGGAAACAGATGCCGGCGTGGCCGGATCTGCCACCGCATTGGTTGGTGTTGTCGAGGTTGTCGGAGGCGATCCACAGGCCCGCCGAGGTGAGTTCCATGTCGTCGGCGCCGAGGCCGCGGCCACGGGTGGGGTTGAAGACCACAGAGCCGCTGGACGGGGACAGGCCGACCATGCCGGACGCGTCGACCGCGCCGGGGCCCTTGGCATCACAGCCACGGGGGTTGGACGCCCAACGCTCGTGTCCGCCGACGTAGACGTCATTTGCGTCGGCGGCGGTGGAGTAGAGCGAGTCGCAGCCGGTGTAGTTGATCCACTTGTGGCTGACGGCCGTCTGCGTGGCGGGGAAGGCAGCGGCTGCGTCACACAGCCCGGAGCGTGGCGCTGACGCTGAAACGTTGTAGGGCTTGTAGCCGGTGGTGGCGATATTGACCTGCGCATCGGTCGGGCTCCACGACGCCGCCTGCAGGTAGAACGGCTCCACCGTGGCGCAGGGCTGGCTGAACTCCGACGACGTCCACCCGGTGACCGTCGCGGAGGACGCTCCCAGGCTCAACATGAAAATCTGCTGCCTAGCCTTACCGCCGACTGAGGTGAAGTCACCCTCGACCAGCAGCAGGCTTCCCGAGTGGGACAGCTGCTGGTTGTAGACGCGGGTCGGATTCCCCGACACCCCAGGGAACTGGTAGTTGCCGGAGATGTTGAGGTTGAGGTAGTTGTCGTCCTTGCCGGTGGTCGGTGAGAGCGAGACGTAGAACTTCTTGCCCGATCCGTTGACGCCGGAGAAGTAACCACCGGTGAGCAGATGGCTGCCGTGCAGCAGCAGCGTCTCGACCTGACCGCCGGCGGAGTGCGCGAACGTCGGAGTCACCGCGCCGGTCGTGGTGGCGACCTCGGCGAGGTCCTTCGCCGCGGTGCCGTGCACCGCGGCGAAGTTTCCACCCAGGTAGGCGTGCGAGCAGTCGGCGGAAAGCGCGATCGTGTTGACCTTGCTAGAGCTACCCGAGACGTTGGGGTTCCAGGCGGTCACCGTGTAGGGGGCCGTCGCCTTGAAGGAGAAGGCACCATTCCTGGTGTAGGTCGCCCCTCCTTGAGTGATCTTGGTGAAGCTGCCGACCGCGTACATGGTGCCGCCGCACTGGACGATCTGGCGGACCTGCTGGGTGGTACCGGTGCTCGCCAGCTGCGGGGTTCCCGCCGCCGGGGTCGCCGACACGGGCCCTCCGGCGGCCGCTCCAGCGGGCGCGGGGACTCCCACCAACCCGGCGACGGCTGCACAGACGACCACAGCGATACGGCTTCGAATGCTCATCGGACGTTTCCCCCCACTCCACGGACCGCGACGGTGCCGGCCGGAGCCGCCTCTCGTGCGGCCCACCGGAACCTACGACTGACAGTTGCGTTCGGCTAGCCGAGGTCCGGAAAATGGGTCCAACCAGCGTGCGGGACACCCCCGTTCGGAGCACCGGCCGGTCGGAGGCGCTCAGCATGGAATACCTCGTCACCATGACCACGAACGTTCCGGACGGAACCTCCGACGCGGCGGTCCAGGACATCCGCGAACGCGAGTCGGCACACTCGCGGGAGCTCGCGGCGCAGGGGCATCTGCTCCGGTTGTGGCGCCCGCCGCTACAACCAGGCGAATGGCGCTCGCTCGGCCTGTTCGCCGCTGACGATGACGACCAGCTCGAGGCAGTCCTTGCCTCGATGCCGCTTCGCGTGTGGCGCACCGATGAGGTCACACCGCTCACCCCGCACCCCAGCGACCCGGGGCTGGGCAGCGGCTGAGGGCATCCGCCTCAGCGGTTCCCGGCGGGTGGCTCGACGTCGTCGTAGACGCGGGCCGCGGCCAGCAGTCCGTCCGGGCCGCGCTCGTAGACTCCGATTCCCGCCTGGGGCGGGAGCTCGTGGCTACCCCAGCGGACGCAGTTGTATTCCACGGCGCAGCGCACACCGTCGTCGGTCGCGGTGCAGTACTGCAGGTCGATGCCGCCGCCTGCGCTGAAGTATCTGGTGAAGAACGAGCGGAGCTCAGCGCTGCCGCGGTGGGCGTAGTGCGGGCCGATGGGCTCACGGAAGTACCCGTCCGCCGCGAAGAGCTGCACGATCGCTTCGGCGTCACCGGCCGACAGCGCGTCCTGGTAGCGGCCGACGACATCACCGGGGCGGGCCTGCTCGGGCTCGAGTACGGGAGGCCGGACGTGGCGCCGTCCGTCGACCGGCCATTGGCTGCAGTAGGTGCGGAACACCACGGACTCGTCGTCGGGGGATTCGGCGACGACCGCCACCGGCCAGGACACCTCCTGCCCGTCGCCGGACAGGTGGGCAAGCAGTTCCACCACCGCTCGCCCGCCGGCAGACGTGGAGGCGACCGTCTCGATACGGGCATGCCGCTCGGCCAGCCAGGATTCGTTCTGGCTGACGAACCGCCTCAGCTGCCGGTGGCCCCGGACCTCGCCCGCCCGCGGGTCGTAGATCACCACTTCGCCGGGCCAGGCCGTCTCCAGCACGCGGGTGTCACCGTTGTTCAATGCGGTGAAGTACTGCGCGACCGGATCAGCCTGACCTACGGCGCGGGTCTGTCGGCGTGCCAGCTCCACGGCACTCGTGAAGTCCGGAAACCAGGGCATCTCGACCCCCGTGCTCACTTTGCCGGCCGGAGATGGTCAAGCGTACCCATCCGCGCACCTGCAGATGCCGCGTTGGACACCGAAGATTGACCATCGCAAATCGCCCGACCCGGTGATAGCTTGCCCGCCGAACGCTCGTCCGGTCTTGGATGTGGGGTCGGTATGCAGCTCGTCGGTCACGTCGTCAGCCAGCAATCGCCGTCGGCATCGCGCCGTCGCCGCGGGGCGGTCGCCGGCCTCGCGGTCGCCGCGGTGCTCGTGCCGCTGGCCTTCGGTCAGGGCGTCGCCGGCGCCCACGCGCAGCCGGCAGCGGCTGCCGCTGCCGCTGCGCCGCAGCTGATCCCGCAGCCAGTATCCCTACACACGACGTCGGGTGGCGACTTCACGCTCACCCGGACCACCAAGATCCTGGTACCGACGGGATCGGCCCAGGCCGACAGCGTCGGCACCTACCTCGCGCGGGTGCTTCGACCCTCGACCGGCTATCCGTTGCCGGTCGCCACCCCCTCGGCACGAGACTCGGCCGGCAACATCGCCCTCCGGATCAGCCCGTCGGCCGCGGTCGGCCGGGAGGGCTACCGGCTCGACGTCACGACCGACGGGGTCCGGCTGGCCGCGCGCAGCGCCGAAGCTCTCTTCGACGGCGTCCAGACGCTGCGCCAGCTGCTCCCGGCGAAGGTCGAGCGCCGCAGCGTCCAGCAGGGGCCGTGGACGATGCCCAGCGTCGCGATCGCCGACCACGCCCGCTTCGCCTGGCGCGGCGCGATGCTCGACGTATCCCGGCACTTCTTCACCGTCGCGCAGGTCGAGCGCTACATCGACCTGCTCGCGATGTCCAAGATCAACATGTTCCACCTGCACCTCAGCGACGACCAGGGGTGGCGCATCCAGATCAAGGGGTGGCCGCGGCTGACCAGCGTCGGCGGCAGCACGGAGGTCGGCGGCGGTCCCGGGGGCTTCTACTCCCAGAAGCAGTACAGCGACATCGTCCGCTACGCCGCCCAGCGCTTCATCACCCTCGTCCCCGAGATCGACGGACCGAGCCACAGCAACGCCGCCCTCGCGTCGTACGCCCAACTCAACTGCGACGGCAAGGCGCCGCCGCTCTACACCGGCACCGACGTGGGCTTCAGCAGCTTCTGCGTGCACAAGGCCGTCACCTACAAGTTCCTTGACGACGTGATCAGCCAACTCGCCGCCCTCACCCCCGGGCCCTACCTGCACATCGGCGGCGACGAGGCGCACAGCACCACGGCCGCCGACTACGTCTACTACGTCCAACGGCTCCAGCAGATCGTGCACGCCCACGGCAAGACGATGATCGGCTGGCATCAGATCGGTTCGGCCACGCTGACGCCCGGTCAGACCGCGCAGTACTGGGGCACCGCCGGCTCGAAGACCGACATCGACCTGGCGCACCAGGCGGTCAAGCAGGGCGCGAAGCTGGTCATGTCGCCGGCGGACAAGGACTACATCGACATGAAATACAACCCGAGCACCAAGCTCGGCCTGAACTGGGCCGGCTACAACGGTGTCCGGGACGCCTACGACTGGGACCCGACGACCTCCGTGCCGGGAATCACCGAGACCGATGTCCAAGGTGTCGAGGCACCGCTGTGGAGTGAGACTCTGCTCGACCTGAACGACATCGAATACATGGCGTTCCCGCGGATAGCCGGGATCGGCGAGATCGGCTGGTCACCGCAGAGCCTGCGCTCCTGGTCGACTTACAAGGTCCGGCTGGCCGCGCAGGGCCCGCGCTGGACCGCGATGGGCGTCACCTTCTATCACTCCCCGCTCGTTCCCTGGCAATAGCCGGACGGCGCCGGAAAGCTCTTGCCGATCCGTTCTCGGTGGCACACCGAGGACGGGCACATCACCCGGTGCGTGCTCCTTTGCTCATCGTGATCTGCGCACTACGCTGGGCCAACATCCGGCAGATCGCATGTCACCGATCCGTCGGCCCACCGGTCCGACAGCGTGCCGGTGATGGGGTAGCTCGAGGGGGTATCGGCCGTGAAGGGCGCAAGGCCGGTCATGCGCGTGATCACCGATCCCGGCGGGACGTCCGTCGTGGTCGAGGCCGACGGCGAGGCGTTAGGCGACGTGACCGTCTGGAGTGACGGCGGCATCGTCCGGCTCCGCTTCAACGTGCCGCGCCGGCATCTACCCGCCACCGCCCGTCGGGACCTCGTCGATGCGGTATTCGCGCTGCCGGAACTGGACTGGCGCGGCCCCGTGCAGGCGGCAATCCCGCTCGGAGACGCCGATCTGCTCGCCGGGCTGCGTGTTCACCTCGGCGAGGTCGAGACGCGGGCCGCGGGTGCCACCTGCCTGATCGACGCGACCCTCGAGTAGTGCTGCCATGACCGGTGCCCTGCAAGGCCGCGAGAAGCGGCCTAGGATCACAGAGAAGCAGCAGGGGGCAGTGGTGGTCATGGCCGCGAGCACGAGCACCAGCTTGCGGCCGAGGTCGTCCGCTCCCAGGCTCGCCCGCAATCTGGTCCGCGACCTGTGCAGCCGGTCCCGGCTACCCGAATATCTGGTCGACAACGCCGTACTCGTCACCAGCGAACTCGTGACCAGGACTGTCATGCACGCCCGGAAGGCCGTCGACGTCGTCGTCGAGCTCGACGAGGATCACGTCACGGTACGCATCCACGACCAGACCGTGATGCCGACGTTGCTGGGTGGCGACTGGGTGAGCGGGCCGAGCCGGGCCATCATCGAGCGGCTCTCCACGTCGTGGGGCTACCACTGCAGCGACACCGGTCGCGACATCTGGGCCTCGGTCGGTACCGACTCATACCGCAAGAACTGACCTCATTCTCCGCCGGCGTCCCGCCGGGCCGACGGCGCTTCGGTGCTCAGCGGTACGTCGCCGGCCCGGACCAGACCGAGCTGCACGGTCTGCCGGGGCATCACGGCCTCGGTGATCCACGCCGCGGCGGTCCGGGCCCGGTTGCCCGGCAACGACCAGAGGTGGTAGCCACGGGTGACCGCCTTGGCGGGCAGCCCGGACAACGGCACCTTCAGCGGGTCGGCCGCCGCCTGGCCTCCGCCGAGATCCACCAGGAAGCCGAGGTCGTGGTGGCGGTATGACCGGCGCCGGTCCACGCCGTAGGACGCGGCGATGTTTCCGGCCGCCCGGACCCCCTGCCGCTGCGCGTGCTGGGCCGTCATCGGCGTGATCTCCCCGCGACGCGTCAGATCCGGTACGGCGGCCACGTCGCCGCAGGCGAAAAGGTCCGGGTGACCCGGCACGGTCAGGTACTCGTCGACCACGAGGCGCCCCTCCCGCGTATCGAGAGCCAGCCCCGCGACGATCGGCTCGGGCCGCACGCCGACGCACCAGGCCAGCGTGCGGGTCGGCACGTACGACCCGTCGCTCAGCCGTACGCCGTCGGCCGCCGCCTCACGGACCGACGTACCCGTCCGGATGTCGACGCCCCGCTCCCGC
This window contains:
- a CDS encoding 3'-5' exonuclease; amino-acid sequence: QSIYRFRRADIATYLEAEREIGETASLTTNFRTVDPILQWVNAVFGRLIQAEPGGQPDYVPLDCWRDDLGNAGPAVTVLGAKAHTDLPRKSAELLRQREADDVAAVIRQALGERWQVYDKAEDCWRDARPDDIAVLVPARTSLPFLENALNAAQVPYRAEASSLVYQAAEVRSLLACARAVADTSDELALVTALRSPLFGCGDDDLWRWKHAGGRFTIFWSLDDAEPLATGPVGTALAELKKLHRAARWLAPSEVLGKIIADRRMFEVAATGRRERDSWRRLRFVLDQARAWSEVSHGGLRAYLAWAAHQGQEVSRVHESVLPETDSQTVRVMTIHAAKGLEFPIVILSGMTAQKRGGRGVSLLWPREGGYEVKLTKAVQTGDFEVAVPIDEQMDKLEKLRLLYVAATRARDHLVVSVHRQEGSTTETAARLIAGVDGVTAAGAATFEGYSFDESVPYEAPLASAPPSFDDWLAGVTDARVNSATELARNASGLEGTEPDLVLDSAVDDGLAKGARDLELPPWSKGRYGSAIGRAVHAVLQAVDLGSGEGLAGAVAAQAIAEGVVGQETVVTELVESALASDVVQRAAAHEHWRETYVGMLGNDGKVLEGYVDLIYRDDDGSLVVVDYKTDAVPSAAIESRLIYYKPQMDAYCDALAAATGSPVSATLLFLNPATSMAVDVPQGQPT
- a CDS encoding cation diffusion facilitator family transporter, producing the protein MSSVGRNPDARLLLLSVWVSAAFAVGSLLLGLLIGSQMIIFDGLYSFASVALSLLAVVALRTARKGADERYPWGREVWEPLTIVVKAAALGGLCVYALIGAVGEITRGGREVAAVPAVIYAVVAIAIGVATSLYLRRGARQGSDLVRAEAAEWMGDTLLSIGVLVGFVIALVLELTGQKHIARYVDPAMVIIVSALFLRVPARLLAGGFREVLTMAPAPPIREQLWSCVTEVERRYRFAESFLRSSKVGSRLDVQIDYVVAEDSLAQNVREFDAVRQDINDLLEPLGYQQWVSVVFTGDRKWAV
- a CDS encoding nuclear transport factor 2 family protein, whose amino-acid sequence is MPWFPDFTSAVELARRQTRAVGQADPVAQYFTALNNGDTRVLETAWPGEVVIYDPRAGEVRGHRQLRRFVSQNESWLAERHARIETVASTSAGGRAVVELLAHLSGDGQEVSWPVAVVAESPDDESVVFRTYCSQWPVDGRRHVRPPVLEPEQARPGDVVGRYQDALSAGDAEAIVQLFAADGYFREPIGPHYAHRGSAELRSFFTRYFSAGGGIDLQYCTATDDGVRCAVEYNCVRWGSHELPPQAGIGVYERGPDGLLAAARVYDDVEPPAGNR
- a CDS encoding beta-N-acetylhexosaminidase, with the translated sequence MQLVGHVVSQQSPSASRRRRGAVAGLAVAAVLVPLAFGQGVAGAHAQPAAAAAAAAPQLIPQPVSLHTTSGGDFTLTRTTKILVPTGSAQADSVGTYLARVLRPSTGYPLPVATPSARDSAGNIALRISPSAAVGREGYRLDVTTDGVRLAARSAEALFDGVQTLRQLLPAKVERRSVQQGPWTMPSVAIADHARFAWRGAMLDVSRHFFTVAQVERYIDLLAMSKINMFHLHLSDDQGWRIQIKGWPRLTSVGGSTEVGGGPGGFYSQKQYSDIVRYAAQRFITLVPEIDGPSHSNAALASYAQLNCDGKAPPLYTGTDVGFSSFCVHKAVTYKFLDDVISQLAALTPGPYLHIGGDEAHSTTAADYVYYVQRLQQIVHAHGKTMIGWHQIGSATLTPGQTAQYWGTAGSKTDIDLAHQAVKQGAKLVMSPADKDYIDMKYNPSTKLGLNWAGYNGVRDAYDWDPTTSVPGITETDVQGVEAPLWSETLLDLNDIEYMAFPRIAGIGEIGWSPQSLRSWSTYKVRLAAQGPRWTAMGVTFYHSPLVPWQ
- a CDS encoding ATP-binding protein, with amino-acid sequence MTGALQGREKRPRITEKQQGAVVVMAASTSTSLRPRSSAPRLARNLVRDLCSRSRLPEYLVDNAVLVTSELVTRTVMHARKAVDVVVELDEDHVTVRIHDQTVMPTLLGGDWVSGPSRAIIERLSTSWGYHCSDTGRDIWASVGTDSYRKN